TATTTAAAATGTATGGTTCCAAACCCTAAAAAACATGTTCGCTAGCTTATGTGTATGGTATACCTGTGGTGTATAAGCTAGTGTAGGAAAAATCATGGTTGTAGTTAGCACAAGCAAACTACTATTTGACGTGTTTGGTCTCGACATCAATCGTGTACGCCTAAAATCGAAGGCCATGACAGCGTCCATAGTGGCCATGAGGCCAAGGTATTAGTCCTAAAACTGTACATATAGCTAGGCCAAGGTGTCGAACAGGTGAGGTGAGTGGATGAACAATCATTAATTAAGACAGCATGGTACAGTGTGGCATAGCAGTGGATGCATGCGTCATTGATACTTAAAGAACCTATGAATTCTAACATATAACAAAACTATTAAACTAGAACTTGGTTAATCTCCCCAAATACAGAATAAACAAAAAGGTAGTAACTGAAACTTTAGGCTAAGTATTGTCTGCAGCTTTTCTAGTAACTTAAAGTGATAATTTTACACTGAGACTAGCTTATCACTAACACAATAACCTCATGTACATAGAGGTCCCCTCTAAAAATCAGTAATTCTAAAGTGTAGAGACATTTTAAAATTGCGTAGAACACTTTTACTCTTTAGACGCTTTAGAGATATTTTTAGTATATTTTTGTTGACTTTTATATTGTACGGGCATCTTTCGtaactttaaaatttgaatcATATGCAAAAGCATTTTCTAGAGGCATTTTAACAACCCCTACAGAGGCAATTCTTAGAAATATATATCCTAAGTAACTTAGATATAAGTTACATAAGGAACATATGTAACAGTAATGACATGAGAATGAGACGATTATTGCACCGAAGATAAAAATGATCTAATCAAGATGTCATGACTACATAGATAggtgataatattttttttctatatttcaTATCCCTGATGTTGAGATATATACTAGAAACAAAAGAATTTCAAAAGAGCTTATAATTTCCTTACCTCTGTAAGACTGTTGCTTTCAATTGATGCAAGCCGGGTCAGGTGCCCTTTTCTGTCTAAAGTTTATACAAGGTCAAAAGATGTATGAAATAGAGAGGGGCATGCAACTCAAATAGTTTTTCATAGAGTTAACAaatcatatatgtgtgtgtgtgtgtgtgtatgtgtgagtgtgtgtgtgtggggtgtgtgtgtgtgggtgtgtgtgtgtgtgtgtgtgtgatcaaGAGTATGCACACATGATATTATATAAAAGAGGATAATTTGATGGTTGAAATATGTAAGAAGCAATGAAGTGGAACAAAATACATAATTGGAGAAGCAAATACTGAAGCACACATATTAATTACAGAAAAGTGCATCTTACTATGTAATTAATTCAGGTCTCATCCAACAACAACATATTACTTTAAATCTAATTCCGAGAGTTTTCAGCCAGCCTATTATTAGCTTAATGAGCAAAATCTCGGTTATTCTCACGTCATCACCTTGCCACCATTGCCACCTGCCATTAACAGGACATGAAGAGATTAAGGGCTTGATTAATTAGTATTTATGATCATGAAAGCATGCATGTAACATATGACTCTTATGTTCACTTATTACATAGAATTCATCATAATTAAGCCATGGATGCATATTTTCAAAATCATAAGGATATAGTATAGAGCGAACAATGTTGCTACATGCAATGAGGTTATGTCAACCCTTAGTAGTAACATACTCATTATTtggagaaaataataaaaactatcATTCCACCAACATAATAGCTAAGCCAACAATTAGAGCtaataaacaataataatatgcATAAGTTGTATGTATAATAATAAAATCAATAACATTTAAGAAATTATAGAAAGAAGAATATTTAAAATGTGTAAGTTCACAGAGTTATCGCACTTTATACAAATCCAAATGTGTGCGAATGCATAACCACAACTGAgaaaaaatgactaaaataaaaatatctaaaAGTCACCACCTTGTTGTTCTAGTTATAACTGTATACTGCTGGTTTTTAGGTTTTAAGAGTGGTGGTAATTAATATCATAATTAGCTGATCCAAAAGCTTCATCAATGCATAATTAAGGATCAAAAACAAAATGTTATAGGAAAAACAAAAGGCGATATATTTCTGACAATATTTACTAGAgaagtattattttttctatatgtgaTTCTAATTACTTCCTTCCAACATGATTGTCACAAACTTATCCACAGCAGGAAGGAAATAGCTAGGATTTGGTTATTGTGTTGCCATTTCCGATTGATTATATGCTAAAGAATATACATACTTTATATATCATCGAGTAAATGGAGTATAGAAATCATGAGTTGCGAAAGAAAAGATGAAACTATTAACTCATCATTAttcagagaaagaaaaagatctCGAACATCCAGTGCAATTTATTTAATGGAGGGGACAACTAATGTCTTGCATTgatcaactatatatatatgtcacatccgTAAGACAATATAATAAACTCTACTCATCTacgtgaaaaatatataatattaacGATATTCAAAATGGCAAGACATACGTTTGTGGATCATATCATAACGCCAAGAATAAAACATGGCATTTCAAATAAGCCGTAtgtatatcacttggacacaACTATATCAGTTGATCTTTAGAACAACAAGAATTAATGTTGTTATGAAACTTTTAAGGCCACTTCATATATAGCACCTGCATTACTGTTACTCAGAATACAGCTTAATTTGTTTTAGATTACATGGACGGATAGCTACGATAAACACATTACTATATGCTTACAACTCCATTACAGTGACATCAAGAATAAAACataaacaggaaaaaaaataatcaaacacAATGGCGTGTATATAAATGGGTTAATGTATGGAGTACCATAAATATCGATCATATGTATGCAGTAGTATAACTTTTATATCATATAGTAACAAACTAGCTAGGTATAGCAGATTTTCCAACGCAATTTTGCATAGATACAGATTTAAAAgtacaactatatatatttcatttaaGTCGATCTTACATTTGTTTTCATAAACACAATTGTATTTTAGGACTGCATCAAGAGCCTGATTTTCAACCATGAAAACCTACTACTTGCAAAACATATTGCTTCAGGATTCAGGTGTGATTCACCTTTTATAAATCCAACAGAGGCACTATGGATTACAGAAATTTGTAAAATGTAAACTCAACGTACAGCCTTCAATTATATTGTACTTATCTGTTTGAATTAATTATATCTGTCCAAAGAGCATGGTGAAAACTTGCTACTGCCTTCAGTCATAAAAAGAAAGATGATGTATGCATGGAGTATGGACAACCATATACTATTTCGCGAAATGCATATTGTGCTATATCCTACTGTTCTTTCTAAATGcagttgaaaaagaaactaagtTAGAAtattataaacttatttttcaAGCAAGATGtacaaatgcatatatatagtcaTTTTCTGTCAAAATATTCTTAAACAGTAATTAGTTATCTCTTATGTTCATGCAGTTGGATATATCAACTTACTTTTCCCAGGAAGGAGTAGATTACATAATCATGGCTGCACTTCCACCTGAAAAATAACAGATATGCTCTGAAATATGTTTCAAGATCTATATTTAGACCTATAATAATGGAAAACCATGAtaacaaaccaaaacaaaaacttgCAGTTAGAGTTAAGAAAGTGATAATAGACTACAAGTAAATGTGAAAAAGCACAAAACACACAGTTAATTAAACTTTTCATCAATATATAGTCTGTAAACAGAACTTAAAAACAAAACAGTGTAAGCACATGCGTGAGAATTAATATTGAATGTTACCGTTTCCAATAACAATTAAAACGATAAGCATTTGCAAGAATACTTTGCAGCGCCATCCCCTATTTAATAAGGTACAAATAAGAACACAGTTTAGGTTCATTGAGTTTACCAGACAGAATTTTTCATGTCAAATTCCAACTAAGTACATATGACCAAGATTTGCACATATGTAACTAACAATTACAACAGgagaagatttttttaaaaaacaaacaattgTTACAATGTATGTCCTGTTTATACGTAGTACGGGTTGATCATTAATTCTGACCAGTCAATTAACCATATACTGAGTGAGTGAATTATCAGAGTGTCGTAACTCATATATAATAAACCCTTGACTGATTTAtagtcaaatttttaaaagtttggtATATATCAGCCAAGTTCAAAACAACAATTATTTTCAATCAACAAGAGCATAATTTAGGTtcatttgaacttttcaaaattTAGTGCCCAAAATTAAGCAAAGCTATGATCAGGAGTAAATATGTTATGTACCTTGAGGGAGAAAGAAGCTTTTGTAGGGGAAAACAAATTGCATCCCCCTACAAACAGGTCCAAGCACCTTGTGGTAATTCATGGTGTCAAGCTGAACAGCAAACACCCCAGCCGCGGTCCACACGTACCCCACGTTCTCGTCCTCGTCCAGCGCCATCAACCACACCAGAGGCATCGGCTTCGCCGACgccggcagctgcggcggcggcggcagccgagCGTTGCGCAGGGGGAGCAACGCGTCCAGCACCACGATGTTGCGCAGGTCCCAGGTGGACGCGCCGTGGGTGTAGTCGCGCAGCGTCCAGAGCTGGAGGATGTACCCGGACAccgcggcgaggccgacgacgccgccgccgctcctggGGACGACGATGCTCAGGTTGGCATCGTGCACGTCGTCGAACGCGTCGGCCGGCACCAGGATCTCGTGCAGCTCGTGCGTCTCCAGGTTGAACGCGACGAGGCCGTGCGAGATGAGGTGCCAGTAGAGGGTCTGGCCGATCAGGACGCTCGGCCGGCCGTCGATCACCGACGACAtctcggtcgccgccgccttggtcCACCGGAACGTCGCCGAGTTGTAGACGAAGGCGGTGGAGCGCTTGGTGGCGGCGTTGCTCGAGACGAACACCACGCGGAACAGGTgcggccggaggcggagctCGTCGTGGCCCCCCGCGGCGGAGACCACGGCGGCGTTGCTGAAGTATGCCGGCCTGtactccggcgccggcggcgccgggatgTACTGGCGGCGGCCGAGCATGGGCTCCAGCACCAGGAGGCGGAGCCGCGTGgggctgaggaggaggacgcgcccGCCGCGGCAGCCGATGACGTGCCACTCGGCGTCGTCGCCCAGGGCGAGCACCCCGCCGGGATTACGcgccgcggtggcgcggcggctgcggcagcggctCCGACGGCAGTCCCCGGTGCCGTCGACGCCGACAGGGATGAAGCGGGTGTCCGCCCAGGGGCCATGGTTGTGGTTGCTGAAGAAGCCGACGAGGGGAGcccccggcgcgccgccgtggaggtCGCTGAACcggcggaggaagcggcggctggTGACCACGCGGCGGAACCGGCGGCTGACGAGGGAGACGCGGCGGAGGCAGGCCGGGTGCGGCGGCAGCCGGAGGAAGATCTCGGCGAGGATGTCGTCGGTGagtcccgccgccgcgtcgttgGCCGCGCctgcacggcggcgaggaggacagCCACAGCAGCTGATCGCGGCGCCCATGGGGATCGAATTGGGGATCGATTGATTGTGTTTTTTGCGAGCTCGGTGTGATGAAGCTGCTGCTCACACTATGCATGCAATGCTCTCTTTGCTGCCTTAAAATGCTCGGGAGTTTCCGAAAATGCCCCTGGCTGCACGTGTGTTTCCCGATTTGCCCCTGGCTGCTGCTGACTCACTGGAGATGGAGTGACGCCACTGGAGACGCTGTCTTCTCGTGATCAGAGCCCGGTTACTTACGGCCAAGATTGTTGGTAGGTCTCTCATATGGTGCAAGCTAGTGCATGATGACAATGACAGCTTGCgaaataaatgttttttttctgaaatttcttTTGGCTTATTATAAAGCTTTTGCATAGCTTGAAAATTTTAATGGCTTTGGGAATTCAAAGTGTAATACTCTCATTTCGAAATAAGCCTATTAATAATTTCGGGGTGAGTTGAACATAAGGTCGTTTCTGATGGGGAGTTTGATTCCATAGTTTTAAAGAGTGTAGAGGTTTGAGTTGATGAATTAAACAATGTACGCTCTAGAGCATTGGGTTTCATATACTAGCTATAGTGTTGCTAAATTGTGAGTTTTAATTTTGTCCAAGACATAGGTAAGTGTGTATACCGGTATAAAACCTATTGTAACCTTTATCTCTTCATATATTTTATTGTCATGTGATCGGTTTAACCTATGTGGCATCTTATAAAAACAGGGATCGACGGTTTTAATTTCCTAATTAGCCGAGCCCTCCTGTTGAAGAAAAAAAGCACAAACCTTTATTTTGCATTAGAAAATGCctgcttaattaattgattgcgtgcactgaaaaatataaactttttttaagacTATGGCAGACACAAATTGACCAAGATATATGCATgtaagaagaacatgagcatcTTTTGCTAGCGCCAAATCTCCAAACACGCCAGGTAAAAGCACCTTTTGTTTTTGCTTAAAGCAGCCATGCGAAGCTGCAGCTATCCTGGTGATCGACAGCACTGTTCTTGCTACTACAACAGCCCAAGAAGTATGACAATGTTTGTCTCGATGCAATTAAGCGAAGAAGATATGCATATATGTTCCTGACTCTGCCTGATCGATATATTACTTATGCGTGCACTGATGGCTTGGTTTTCTCCTAGCTTGAACAAGAAACACAAGTAAATGTAGCGAGGGAACAATATTAACAAGAAACACAAGTAAATGCTTTCATATATATCAAAGAAAAGactatggtattttttttactatggtatttttttttctttctagtaggatgtatatatatgtacatgcagCTTCATATATTCATgggcatttctttttttttatcacaaggCAGACACATATATATCATACACCACTACATACGTAACATCACACTTCACGTCCCCGCAAATGCGTCGTCCAACACATGCTCTAATAGACAGAAACCAGCAATTCATGTGAATTCgtttcaaatataaaattaacagCACAAATTATGTGTTCAGAGCTTCTGCATTCAAAGGCAGAAAGCAGGTAAGAATTAATAGTATGTTACTGTCTTGATCAAGAGGCAATTCggagtttaattaattaattagatcaaCTTTTAGAGTATACTACCCTTCCCATGAAACAGACGTTAAGGAACAAATTTTATGCATTGCAAGATGTACAGGCTTAACAAAATTTCATAAGTGATCATTACAAACTCTTTTTGGGAATATTAGTGTTAATTACAGACTTCTGAACAAAAAATAGATGCTAACAAGGTGCTAAATCACTGCATCGAGTTCACCATGCCTCCTAATAACTGGTTGCAGATTGAATATCATTGACAATATGAATCAACATAGTGTTCAGTGCAACGGGCGCGTGTTTTGCAAAAGACTAAAACATTCGAATTAGTTGCGGAGTTACAGCACGCCTACAACACAAAATTAACCAAAAACATGATCactgtttccaaaaaaaaaagtgtcctGTATACTAATTTTAATATCCCTGTTATCCATCTAAAAATGCCATCTGAAAGGTAATCCAGAATTATGTGTGAGTACATAGGTTTTAGCAGTAAAATAAGCAATGcacaaaaggggaaaaaataagAGATAAGACCAGAAGAATACAGGCCTGTGAAACAGATTAAGGAGATTGTATTGGGGTAGGATGGTGTTGGTTCAGTACATTACACCAATTCCTGAACAAATTACTGTATCATATTGATTCTCCGGTTCCTGTAACAATCAAGATGCATGACTGGAAAAGTGTTTTATGGTCCAAACAGTAGTCCATATAGCAGAAGAAGCTAGATTCAGACGCTAATGCAGATCCTGCTACTACTTCTAGTGCAATCGAGCCATTCAGATTGTACTCTGATCGAGAAAGCTAAAATTTTGTCCAAGAGTTCCAACTGCACTATATTCAAATATGACAATTTGCTTATGTACCTGTGAACTGCTGTCTTAACATATGTCAGCAAGTTTCTTTCCTTTACCATGCCAAGTCCCTTGCCTACAAAGACATGAACAGTACTATATATCCTTCAAATCCCTATTACATGCGAAAGTTCATGTAATAACTAAATAGGTCGTAAATGAAATCCTTTTGGAAAATTAGTAACTTCAAAAAGTTTATTGTCAGGAATATATGACTTTCTTTGTATACTACTTTGTAGTTATCTTAATGACACGCATCTGAATGCAGACTATATATGGCGCAGCTAGCGTAAGGATGTAAGCATCATTAAATGCCTGTAAAGAATCCCCTCAACTATATATGATCACACCCGTAGAAACAATGATACGATCATACAATGGATCTCCTGGTGACGATTCTGAGATGATGAAGGGTGATTCGACAAGTCGTATTAGCACTGTCATTCAATGAGATGTACATTGTGAGTATACATATGGATGCATAATAATCTAGACAATATACATTGCATGCAGATCAACTGACATAAATTCAGTAATACTG
The sequence above is drawn from the Oryza glaberrima chromosome 10, OglaRS2, whole genome shotgun sequence genome and encodes:
- the LOC127786131 gene encoding uncharacterized protein LOC127786131; its protein translation is MGAAISCCGCPPRRRAGAANDAAAGLTDDILAEIFLRLPPHPACLRRVSLVSRRFRRVVTSRRFLRRFSDLHGGAPGAPLVGFFSNHNHGPWADTRFIPVGVDGTGDCRRSRCRSRRATAARNPGGVLALGDDAEWHVIGCRGGRVLLLSPTRLRLLVLEPMLGRRQYIPAPPAPEYRPAYFSNAAVVSAAGGHDELRLRPHLFRVVFVSSNAATKRSTAFVYNSATFRWTKAAATEMSSVIDGRPSVLIGQTLYWHLISHGLVAFNLETHELHEILVPADAFDDVHDANLSIVVPRSGGGVVGLAAVSGYILQLWTLRDYTHGASTWDLRNIVVLDALLPLRNARLPPPPQLPASAKPMPLVWLMALDEDENVGYVWTAAGVFAVQLDTMNYHKVLGPVCRGMQFVFPYKSFFLPQGGSAAMIM